Proteins encoded in a region of the Flavobacterium sp. MDT1-60 genome:
- a CDS encoding SRPBCC family protein yields the protein MLILKRILLVLILLVSVVLIAAYFMPKDYAVQREITINKPVDSVFNYVRYLKKQNDFSVWANIDPKMKSTYTGTDGSVGAIAAWESDVKDVGVGEQEITKITEGKRIDFALRFKEPMNDTAVGFMSTEAIAGNQTKVKWGINGVFPYPMNIMMPMMKMDAMLGKDLQKGLENLKVKMEK from the coding sequence ATGCTTATCCTTAAAAGAATTTTACTAGTGCTGATATTACTAGTATCAGTTGTATTAATTGCTGCTTATTTTATGCCTAAAGATTATGCAGTACAAAGAGAAATTACCATCAATAAACCTGTTGATAGTGTTTTTAATTATGTAAGATATTTAAAAAAGCAAAACGATTTTAGCGTTTGGGCTAATATCGATCCCAAAATGAAATCCACTTATACCGGAACTGACGGATCTGTAGGCGCTATTGCGGCTTGGGAAAGTGATGTAAAAGATGTTGGAGTTGGAGAACAGGAAATTACCAAAATAACGGAAGGAAAACGTATTGACTTTGCACTGCGTTTTAAAGAGCCAATGAATGACACCGCTGTTGGTTTTATGTCTACAGAAGCTATTGCAGGAAATCAAACAAAAGTAAAATGGGGAATCAACGGTGTTTTTCCTTATCCGATGAATATCATGATGCCCATGATGAAAATGGATGCAATGCTTGGGAAAGATTTACAAAAAGGGCTTGAAAATTTAAAAGTCAAAATGGAGAAATAA
- a CDS encoding ankyrin repeat domain-containing protein produces the protein MKNSVIILGVALVAFANVSMAANHTSTVVNPKIEVSHNFSAPLHVAVSKGDVEVVKKFIAYGADVNEKSEDMTPLMIAARYNKVEIIKVLLENGARPGDKNEQGFTAFKYAQLSNATDAIALLKDLK, from the coding sequence ATGAAAAATTCAGTAATTATTTTAGGAGTAGCTTTAGTAGCTTTTGCCAATGTTTCAATGGCAGCGAATCACACATCAACAGTAGTGAATCCAAAAATTGAAGTTTCGCACAATTTCTCAGCTCCGTTACACGTAGCAGTGAGTAAAGGAGATGTAGAAGTAGTTAAAAAATTTATCGCTTACGGTGCTGATGTAAATGAGAAATCAGAAGACATGACACCTTTAATGATCGCAGCGCGTTATAACAAAGTTGAAATAATTAAAGTTTTGTTAGAAAATGGAGCTCGTCCTGGAGATAAAAATGAACAAGGTTTCACTGCATTTAAATATGCACAATTGTCTAATGCAACTGATGCTATAGCACTATTGAAAGATTTAAAATAA
- a CDS encoding DUF2238 domain-containing protein, translated as MKYIYFLITLFSISLLASIINPKEGFTCFLEVIPAIIGFLILAFTFKKFRFTNFTYTLILIHCIILFIGGHYTYAEVPFFDYIKEVFHQSRNNYDKVGHFAQGFVPAMIIRELFIRKQVINNKSFFNFIIVSICLAISAAYEFIEWFVSLVTGEGGDSFLGTQGYIWDTQSDMLYATIGAITALILFSKIQDNQIQKIDF; from the coding sequence ATGAAATATATCTACTTTTTAATAACGCTGTTTTCAATTTCATTATTAGCGTCAATCATAAATCCTAAAGAAGGATTTACCTGTTTTCTTGAAGTCATTCCGGCCATTATAGGATTTTTGATTTTAGCATTTACTTTCAAAAAATTCCGCTTTACAAATTTCACTTATACCTTGATATTGATACATTGTATAATTCTTTTTATCGGCGGACATTATACCTATGCTGAAGTGCCGTTTTTTGATTATATCAAAGAAGTATTCCATCAAAGCAGAAATAATTATGATAAGGTGGGGCATTTTGCCCAGGGATTTGTTCCGGCAATGATTATCAGAGAATTGTTCATTCGTAAACAAGTGATTAATAATAAAAGTTTTTTCAACTTTATTATTGTCAGCATTTGTTTGGCAATTAGTGCCGCTTATGAATTTATAGAATGGTTTGTTTCGCTTGTCACTGGCGAAGGAGGAGATTCTTTTTTAGGAACGCAGGGTTATATTTGGGACACGCAATCTGATATGTTGTATGCAACGATTGGTGCAATTACGGCGCTGATTTTGTTTTCGAAAATTCAGGACAATCAAATTCAGAAAATAGATTTTTAA